GTGCTTTACGTGGTGGTTCTGGCGATTCACGTGATCGTCTCGCTGTTCCTGATCCTCGTCGTGCTGCTTCAGAGCGGCAAGGGCGGCGATCTGGCCAGCGCGTTCGGCGGCGCCGGCACCCAGACCGTCTTCGGGCCGCGCGGCACCGGCAACGTGCTCACGCGCGCGACCGCGTGGTCGGCCGGGATCTTCATGGCCACGTCGCTCGCCTTGGTCTTCCTGAGCCAAGGCGCCGGCGCGAGCGGCTCGGTCGTCGGCGGCGGCGCTCCCGCGAAGGCCGCTCCGACCGCTCCCGCTCCCGCGCCCACGCCCGCGCCGCAGCCTCAACAACCGGCGGCGCCGACGGGCAAGTAGCCGCAAGTTAAGTTAGAATCCCGCAGCCTCGAAACAGGCAGGAGGACAAGGCGCCGGAGTGGCGGAACTGGCAGACGCGCATGGTTGAGGGCCATGTGGGGGCAACCCCGTGCGAGTTCGAGTCTCGCCTTCGGCACCATCTCTTCCCGCTTGATCAGCACCACACCGAGAAGCCGGCTCCCCCTCAGGGCCGGCTTTTTCGTTGTTTCGGCGAAGCGGAGGTTTCGATGACGAGGATGAAGGCCAAGGCGGCGATGCTGGCGGTCGTGATCGGGTGCGCGGCGCTTCTGGCGGGCGACGCCAAGGCGCAGCAGGCGACGTTCGTCGATCCGCTCCTCGACAACATGGTCGGGCAGTGGGTTCTCGAAGGAACGATCGCCGGACAAAAGACGACGCACGACGTCGAGGCGGAGTGGGTCCTCGCCCACCAGTACCTGCGGTTCCGCGAGGTCTCGCGGGAGAAGGACGAGCGGGGGCGTCCGGCCTACGAAGCCGAGGTCTACCTCGGCTGGGACGCGAAGGCTAAGGAGTACGTCTGCATCTGGATCGACGTCTGGGGCGGGGCCTCGGCGGAGACGATCGGCCGGGCGACGCGCCGCGGCTCGGTCATCCCCTTCGTCTTCCGCGACGCGGGCGGAGCGGAGGCGTTCCACACGACGTTCCTCTACGACGAGAAGGCCGACGCGTGGGAATGGCGGCTCGACAACGTCGAGAAGGGGTCGGAGACGCCGTTCGCGCGGGTCAGGCTGACGCGGAAGAAGTAGCCCCGCCGAGGGCCGCGCGCCGCGCGGCCCTCTCCGCGCCGCGGCCGCCGCGGGAACGCTTCCCCTCGACGGCGGCGCGGAAGCGTCTCGGGCACGGGCGATCGGCGGCGCCCCCGCGGCGCGCGACATCGGCCCGCGGCTGTTTGAAATCGAACGCGCGACTGTCATACATTCACGCATCCGCGCGACGCGGCGCCGGAGGCCACGATGCCCGGACCAGAAGACCGCCCGCAGCAACTCTCCGAAATCCGCACCATCGCGACGAACGACTTCTTCCTGCCGGAGGAGTTCTCGCGGCTGCGCGAGGTCGCCTACAACCTCTGGTGGAGCTGGACCCCCGAGGCGCGGATCCTCTTCTCGACGATCTCCCCCACCCTCTGGTCGCGCTACCGCAACCCGGTGGAAGTGCTGATGCAGGTCGAGCCTTCCTACTGGGAAACGCTGCAGATGTCGAACGCCTTCCAGATCGGGTACGAGACCGTCGTGGCGGCGCTCGACCGCTACATGGGACGGCCCGAAACCTGGTGGTTCAACCGCCGCTTCCCCGACCATCGGGGCGGCCCGGTCGCCTACCTTTCGACCGAATACGGCCTGCACGAGAGCCTCGGCATCTACTCCGGCGGCCTCGGCGTCCTCTCCGGCGACCACTGCAAGGCGGCGTCCGACCTCGGCCTGCCGTTCATCGCCGTCGGCCTCAACTACCGCCGCGGCTACTTCCGCCAAACGGTGGACGCCGAGGGGCGCCAGCAGCACTTCTATCCCGACTTCGATCCCTCGCGCCTGCCGATGATGCCGGTGGCCGGCGCCTACGGGCGGCCGCTGATCGTCGGCGTCCCGCTGCTCGACCGGAAGGTCCACCTGCTGGTCTACAAGGTCCAGGTCGGGCGGATTCCGGTGCTGCTGCTCGACTCCGACCTGCCGCAGAACGAGCCGCACGACCGGCCGATCACGCACATCCTCTACGTCCGCGGGCGCGAAATGCGCCTCTGCCAGGAGATGGTCCTCGGCGTCGGCGCGGTGAAGGCGCTCCGCGCGCTGGGCATCGACCCCGGCGTCTGGCACATCAACGAAGGGCACTCGGCGCTGATGGTCCTCGAGCGGGTGCGCGAGGAGATGCAGCGCGGCGAGCCGCTCCCCCGCGCGCTCGAGCAGGTCCGCTCCAACATCGCCTTCACCACCCACACGCCGGTCCCCGCGGGGAACGAGATGTTCGACGCCGAGCTGATCCGCCTCTACCTCGGCTCGTGGGCCGTGCAGCTCGGCGTTCCGGCGGCGGAGCTGCTGAAGGTCGGGCAGGTGCACGGCGCCCCGGACGAGCCGTTCAACATGACCGCCCTCGCCCTGCGGCAGTCGAGCTTCCGCAACGCCGTCTCGCGCCGCCACGGAGAGGTCAGCCGCGCGATGTGGAAGGGGCTCTTCCCCGGCGCCGAGCCGCCGATCACCTCGGTGACCAACGGCGTGCACGTGAAGACCTGGATCGGCTCCGAGCTCCGCGACCTGCTGCAGCGCGTCTTCGGCGCCGACTGGGAGCGGGCCGCCGAGGAACCGGCGCGCTGGG
The bacterium genome window above contains:
- the secG gene encoding preprotein translocase subunit SecG, yielding MLYVVVLAIHVIVSLFLILVVLLQSGKGGDLASAFGGAGTQTVFGPRGTGNVLTRATAWSAGIFMATSLALVFLSQGAGASGSVVGGGAPAKAAPTAPAPAPTPAPQPQQPAAPTGK
- the glgP gene encoding alpha-glucan family phosphorylase, whose protein sequence is MPGPEDRPQQLSEIRTIATNDFFLPEEFSRLREVAYNLWWSWTPEARILFSTISPTLWSRYRNPVEVLMQVEPSYWETLQMSNAFQIGYETVVAALDRYMGRPETWWFNRRFPDHRGGPVAYLSTEYGLHESLGIYSGGLGVLSGDHCKAASDLGLPFIAVGLNYRRGYFRQTVDAEGRQQHFYPDFDPSRLPMMPVAGAYGRPLIVGVPLLDRKVHLLVYKVQVGRIPVLLLDSDLPQNEPHDRPITHILYVRGREMRLCQEMVLGVGAVKALRALGIDPGVWHINEGHSALMVLERVREEMQRGEPLPRALEQVRSNIAFTTHTPVPAGNEMFDAELIRLYLGSWAVQLGVPAAELLKVGQVHGAPDEPFNMTALALRQSSFRNAVSRRHGEVSRAMWKGLFPGAEPPITSVTNGVHVKTWIGSELRDLLQRVFGADWERAAEEPARWETFDALVPDDELWAAHNAQKRRLVRAVRDSLRRMYARQGAGPRQLAAVDHCLAPTALTIGCARRFATYKRAWLLFRDLQRLKRILGDEDRPVQFLFAGKAHPADLAGQDVIAQIFRLSQSDGMRGRVVFLEDYDLYTARLLVQGVDVWLNNPRRPLEASGTSGQKAAVNGALNLSVLDGWWIEGYRPDLGWAIGRLEAIGNDEAQDAEDAASLYDLLEREIVPMFYDRGQSATPRRWVAAMKASIRELLPRFSANRMVREYAEAAYAPLAAAERERQPR